Proteins encoded by one window of Castor canadensis chromosome 2, mCasCan1.hap1v2, whole genome shotgun sequence:
- the Slc4a2 gene encoding anion exchange protein 2 isoform X1 — protein MSSAPRRPASGGDSFHKPEPESLGPGTPGFPQQEEDELHRTLGVERFEEILQEAGSRGGEEPGRSYGEEDFEYHRQSSHHIHHPLSTHLPPDARRRKTPQGPGRKPRRRPGTSPTGETPTIEEGEEDEDEASEAEGARALTQPSPASTPSSVQFFLQEDEGTDRKAERTSPSPPVQLPPQEVAPRATKGAQTGALVEEAVAVASGAAAGDDGGASGRPLTKAQPGHRSYNLQERRRIGSMTGVEQALLPQVPTDESEAQTLATADLDLMKSHRFEDVPGVRRHLVRKNAKGSGQSAREGREPGPTPRARPRAPHKPHEVFVELNELLLDKNQEPQWRETARWIKFEEDVEEETERWGKPHVASLSFRSLLELRRTLAHGAVLLDLDQQTLPGVAHQVVEQMVISDQIKAEDRANVLRALLLKHSHPSDEKEFSFPRNISAGSLGSLLGHHHAQGTESDPHVTEPLIGGVPEARLEVERERELPPPAAPAGITRSKSKHELKLLEKIPENAEATVVLVGCVEFLSQPTMAFVRLREAVELDTVLEVPVPVRFLFLLLGPSSANMDYHEIGRSISTLMSDKQFHEAAYLADERDDLLTAINAFLDCSVVLPPSEVQGEELLRSVAHFQRQMLKKREEQGRLLPPGAGLEPKSAQDKALLQMVEVAGAAEDDPLRRTGRPFGGLIRDVRRRYPHYLSDFRDALDPQCLAAVIFIYFAALSPAITFGGLLGEKTQNLIGVSELIISTALQGVVFCLLGAQPLLVIGFSGPLLVFEEAFFSFCSSNQLEYLVGRVWIGFWLVLLALLMVALEGSFLVRFVSRFTQEIFAFLISLIFIYETFYKLVKIFQEHPLHGCSVSNSSEADGDNVTWARAATTLEPGNGSLAGQSGQGRPRGQPNTALLSLVLMAGTFFIAFFLRKFKNSRFFPGRIRRVIGDFGVPIAILIMVLVDYSIEDTYTQKLNVPSGFSVTAPDKRGWVINPLGEKSPFPVWMMVASLLPAVLVFILIFMETQITTLIISKKERMLQKGSGFHLDLLLIVAMGGICALFGLPWLAAATVRSVTHANALTVMSKAVAPGDKPKIQEVKEQRVTGLLVALLVGLSMVIGNLLRQIPLAVLFGIFLYMGVTSLNGIQFYERLHLLLMPPKHHPDVTYVKKVRTLRMHLFTALQLLCLALLWAVMSTAASLAFPFILILTVPLRMVVLTRIFTDREMKCLDANEAEPVFDEREGVDEYNEMPMPV, from the exons ATGAGCAGCGCCCCCAGGCGCCCCGCCTCGGGCGGAGATTCCTTCCACAAG CCAGAGCCAGAGAGTTTGGGTCCTGGGACACCTGGGTTCCCCCAGCAGGAGGAAGACGAACTTCACCGCACCCTGGGCGTGGAGCGGTTTGAGGAGATCCTTCAAGAAGCTGGGTCCCGTGGAGGGGAGGAGCCAGGCCGCAGCTATGGGGAGGAAGACTTTGAGT ACCACCGCCAGTCCTCCCATCACATCCACCACCCACTGTCCACTCACCTGCCTCCTGATGCCCGACGCCGCAAGACTCCCCAGGGCCCAGGACGGAAGCCAAGAAGGCGCCCTGGAACCTCCCCCACTGGGGAAACCCCCACCAttgaggaaggggaggaagatgaagatgaagcCAGTGAAGCTGAGGGAGCCCGGGCACTCACACAGCCATCCCCTGCCTCCACACCTTCTTCTGTGCAG TTCTTTCTCCAAGAGGATGAGGGTACCGACCGGAAGGCCGAGAGGACTAGTCCATCTCCCCCTGTGCAGCTGCCCCCTCAGGAGGTGGCACCCCGGGCCACCAAAGGGGCCCAGACTGG AGCCCTGGTGGAGGAAGCTGTGGCAGTGGCCAGTGGCGCAGCTGCAGGTGACGATGGAGGTGCCTCAGGGCGCCCCCTGACCAAAGCCCAACCTGGACATCGCAGCTACAACCTTCAGGAAAGAAGGCGCATTGGGAGCATGACTGGGGTGGAACAGGCACTGCTGCCTCAGGTTCCTACTGATGAGAGTGAGGCCCAGACGCTGGCCACAGCTGACCTTGATCTCATGAAAA GTCACCGATTTGAGGATGTTCCTGGGGTACGGCGACACTTGGTACGGAAGAATGCCAAAGGGTCTGGGCAAAGTGCCCGAGAGGGACGAGAACCTGGCCCCACGCCTCGGGCCCGGCCCCGGGCCCCCCACAAGCCTCATGAG GTGTTTGTGGAGCTGAATGAGTTACTGCTGGATAAAAACCAGGAGCCCCAGTGGCGGGAGACTGCCCGCTGGATCAAATTTGAGGAAGATGTGGAGGAGGAGACAGAGCGCTGGGGGAAGCCCCACGTAGCCTCACTGTCCTTCCGTAGCCTCCTGGAGCTCCGCAGGACCTTGGCCCATG GGGCTGTGCTCTTGGACCTGGACCAGCAGACCCTGCCTGGGGTGGCCCACCAGGTGGTGGAGCAAATGGTCATCTCTGACCAGATCAAGGCAGAGGACAGAGCCAATGTGCTGCGGGCCCTTCTGCTGAAACACAG CCACCCAAGTGACGAGAAGGAATTCTCATTCCCCCGCAACATCTCTGCTGGCTCCCTGGGCTCCCTGCTGGGGCATCACCATGCCCAGGGTACTGAGAGCGACCCACATGTCACAGAGCCACTCATTGGAGGTGTTCCCGAGGCCCGGCTGGAGGTGGAGCGAGAG CGTGAGTTGCCACCTCCAGCTGCACCAGCTGGCATCACCCGCTCCAAGTCCAAGCATGAGCTAAAGCTGCTGGAGAAGATCCCAGAGAATGCTGAGGCCACAGTGGTCCTTGTGG GCTGTGTGGAGTTCCTCTCCCAGCCTACCATGGCCTTCGTGCGCCTGCGGGAGGCTGTGGAACTGGACACGGTGCTGGAGGTGCCTGTCCCTGTGCGCTTCCTCTTCCTGCTGCTGGGCCCCAGCAGCGCGAACATGGACTACCACGAAATCGGCCGCTCCATCTCCACCCTCATGTCTGACAAG CAATTCCATGAGGCAGCCTACCTGGCAGATGAACGGGACGACTTGCTGACTGCCATCAACGCCTTCCTGGACTGCAGTGTGGTGCTGCCGCCCTCAGAAGTGCAGGGCGAGGAGCTGCTGCGTTCAGTCGCCCACTTCCAGCGTCAGATGCTCAAGAAGCGAGAGGAACAGGGACGGCTGCTGCCCCCAGGGGCTGGGCTGGAGCCCAAGTCTGCCCAAGATAAGG CGCTCCTGCAGATGGTAGAGGTGGCAGGTGCAGCCGAAGACGATCCTCTTCGGCGGACAGGCCGGCCCTTTGGGGGGCTAATCCGTGATGTGCGGCGCCGCTACCCCCACTACTTGAGTGACTTCCGTGATGCACTTGACCCCCAGTGCCTGGCCGCTGTCATCTTCATCTACTTCGCCGCTCTGTCTCCTGCCATCACCTTTGGGGGACTGCTAG GAGAGAAGACGCAGAACCTCATAGGGGTGTCAGAGCTGATCATATCCACAGCACTCCAGGGTGTGGTCTTCTGCCTGCTAGGGGCTCAGCCTCTGCTGGTGATTGGCTTCTCTGGGCCTCTCCTGGTCTTCGAGGAGGCCTTCTTCTCG TTCTGTAGCAGCAATCAGCTGGAGTACCTGGTGGGCCGTGTATGGATCGGCTTCTGGTTGGTGCTGCTCGCCCTGCTTATGGTGGCCCTGGAAGGAAGCTTCTTGGTCCGCTTTGTCTCTCGCTTCACCCAGGAGATTTTTGCCTTCCTCATCTCCCTCATCTTCATCTATGAGACCTTCTACAAACTGGTCAAG ATCTTCCAGGAGCATCCTCTCCATGGCTGTTCAGTCTCCAACAGTTCAGAGGCAGATGGTGACAACGTGACTTGGGCCAGGGCAGCAACCACACTGGAGCCAGGCAATGGGAGCTTGGCTGGGCAGTCTGGACAGGGGAGGCCCCGTGGCCAGCCCAACACAGCCCTGCTGTCACTAGTTCTTATGGCTGGCACCTTCTTCATTGCCTTCTTCCTGCGTAAATTCAAGAACAGCCGGTTTTTCCCTGGCCGG ATCCGGCGGGTCATCGGGGACTTTGGGGTGCCCATTGCAATCCTCATCATGGTGCTTGTGGATTACAGTATTGAAGACACCTACACCCAG AAGCTGAATGTGCCCAGTGGATTCTCAGTGACAGCCCCTGACAAGCGGGGCTGGGTCATCAACCCCCTGGGGGAGAAGAGCCCCTTCCCTGTGTGGATGATGGTGGCCAGCTTGCTGCCCGCTGTCTTGGTCTTCATCCTGATCTTCATGGAAACACAAATCACCAC GCTGATCATCTCCAAGAAAGAGCGCATGCTGCAAAAGGGCTCTGGCTTCCATCTGGACCTGCTGCTCATTGTGGCTATGGGTGGCATCTGTGCCCTCTTTGGCCTACCCTGGTTAGCTGCTGCTACCGTCCGCTCTGTCACTCATGCCAATGCCCTCACTGTCATGAGCAAGGCAGTGGCGCCTGGGGATAAGCCAAAGATTCAGGAGGTCAAGGAGCAGCGAGTGACAGGGCTGTTGGTGGCCCTGCTTGTTG GCCTCTCCATGGTTATCGGGAATCTGCTCCGGCAGATCCCACTGGCCGTGCTCTTTGGAATATTCCTGTACATGGGAGTCACCTCCCTCAACGGGATCCAGTTCTATGAGCGGCTGCACCTGCTGCTCATGCCACCCAAACACCATCCAGATGTCACCTATGTCAAGAAG GTTCGGACCCTACGGATGCACCTGTTCACTGCCCTGCAGCTGCTCTGCCTGGCCCTGCTCTGGGCTGTCATGTCCACGGCTGCCTCCCTGGCGTTCCCCTTCATCCTCATCCTCACAGTGCCGCTGCGCATGGTGGTGCTCACCCGCATCTTCACTGATCGAGAGATGAAATGT CTGGATGCTAATGAGGCGGAGCCTGTGTTTGATGAACGCGAGGGCGTGGATGAGTACAATGAGATGCCCATGCCTGTGTAG
- the Slc4a2 gene encoding anion exchange protein 2 isoform X2: MDFLLRPQPEPESLGPGTPGFPQQEEDELHRTLGVERFEEILQEAGSRGGEEPGRSYGEEDFEYHRQSSHHIHHPLSTHLPPDARRRKTPQGPGRKPRRRPGTSPTGETPTIEEGEEDEDEASEAEGARALTQPSPASTPSSVQFFLQEDEGTDRKAERTSPSPPVQLPPQEVAPRATKGAQTGALVEEAVAVASGAAAGDDGGASGRPLTKAQPGHRSYNLQERRRIGSMTGVEQALLPQVPTDESEAQTLATADLDLMKSHRFEDVPGVRRHLVRKNAKGSGQSAREGREPGPTPRARPRAPHKPHEVFVELNELLLDKNQEPQWRETARWIKFEEDVEEETERWGKPHVASLSFRSLLELRRTLAHGAVLLDLDQQTLPGVAHQVVEQMVISDQIKAEDRANVLRALLLKHSHPSDEKEFSFPRNISAGSLGSLLGHHHAQGTESDPHVTEPLIGGVPEARLEVERERELPPPAAPAGITRSKSKHELKLLEKIPENAEATVVLVGCVEFLSQPTMAFVRLREAVELDTVLEVPVPVRFLFLLLGPSSANMDYHEIGRSISTLMSDKQFHEAAYLADERDDLLTAINAFLDCSVVLPPSEVQGEELLRSVAHFQRQMLKKREEQGRLLPPGAGLEPKSAQDKALLQMVEVAGAAEDDPLRRTGRPFGGLIRDVRRRYPHYLSDFRDALDPQCLAAVIFIYFAALSPAITFGGLLGEKTQNLIGVSELIISTALQGVVFCLLGAQPLLVIGFSGPLLVFEEAFFSFCSSNQLEYLVGRVWIGFWLVLLALLMVALEGSFLVRFVSRFTQEIFAFLISLIFIYETFYKLVKIFQEHPLHGCSVSNSSEADGDNVTWARAATTLEPGNGSLAGQSGQGRPRGQPNTALLSLVLMAGTFFIAFFLRKFKNSRFFPGRIRRVIGDFGVPIAILIMVLVDYSIEDTYTQKLNVPSGFSVTAPDKRGWVINPLGEKSPFPVWMMVASLLPAVLVFILIFMETQITTLIISKKERMLQKGSGFHLDLLLIVAMGGICALFGLPWLAAATVRSVTHANALTVMSKAVAPGDKPKIQEVKEQRVTGLLVALLVGLSMVIGNLLRQIPLAVLFGIFLYMGVTSLNGIQFYERLHLLLMPPKHHPDVTYVKKVRTLRMHLFTALQLLCLALLWAVMSTAASLAFPFILILTVPLRMVVLTRIFTDREMKCLDANEAEPVFDEREGVDEYNEMPMPV, from the exons ATGGACTTCCTCCTGCGGCCTCAG CCAGAGCCAGAGAGTTTGGGTCCTGGGACACCTGGGTTCCCCCAGCAGGAGGAAGACGAACTTCACCGCACCCTGGGCGTGGAGCGGTTTGAGGAGATCCTTCAAGAAGCTGGGTCCCGTGGAGGGGAGGAGCCAGGCCGCAGCTATGGGGAGGAAGACTTTGAGT ACCACCGCCAGTCCTCCCATCACATCCACCACCCACTGTCCACTCACCTGCCTCCTGATGCCCGACGCCGCAAGACTCCCCAGGGCCCAGGACGGAAGCCAAGAAGGCGCCCTGGAACCTCCCCCACTGGGGAAACCCCCACCAttgaggaaggggaggaagatgaagatgaagcCAGTGAAGCTGAGGGAGCCCGGGCACTCACACAGCCATCCCCTGCCTCCACACCTTCTTCTGTGCAG TTCTTTCTCCAAGAGGATGAGGGTACCGACCGGAAGGCCGAGAGGACTAGTCCATCTCCCCCTGTGCAGCTGCCCCCTCAGGAGGTGGCACCCCGGGCCACCAAAGGGGCCCAGACTGG AGCCCTGGTGGAGGAAGCTGTGGCAGTGGCCAGTGGCGCAGCTGCAGGTGACGATGGAGGTGCCTCAGGGCGCCCCCTGACCAAAGCCCAACCTGGACATCGCAGCTACAACCTTCAGGAAAGAAGGCGCATTGGGAGCATGACTGGGGTGGAACAGGCACTGCTGCCTCAGGTTCCTACTGATGAGAGTGAGGCCCAGACGCTGGCCACAGCTGACCTTGATCTCATGAAAA GTCACCGATTTGAGGATGTTCCTGGGGTACGGCGACACTTGGTACGGAAGAATGCCAAAGGGTCTGGGCAAAGTGCCCGAGAGGGACGAGAACCTGGCCCCACGCCTCGGGCCCGGCCCCGGGCCCCCCACAAGCCTCATGAG GTGTTTGTGGAGCTGAATGAGTTACTGCTGGATAAAAACCAGGAGCCCCAGTGGCGGGAGACTGCCCGCTGGATCAAATTTGAGGAAGATGTGGAGGAGGAGACAGAGCGCTGGGGGAAGCCCCACGTAGCCTCACTGTCCTTCCGTAGCCTCCTGGAGCTCCGCAGGACCTTGGCCCATG GGGCTGTGCTCTTGGACCTGGACCAGCAGACCCTGCCTGGGGTGGCCCACCAGGTGGTGGAGCAAATGGTCATCTCTGACCAGATCAAGGCAGAGGACAGAGCCAATGTGCTGCGGGCCCTTCTGCTGAAACACAG CCACCCAAGTGACGAGAAGGAATTCTCATTCCCCCGCAACATCTCTGCTGGCTCCCTGGGCTCCCTGCTGGGGCATCACCATGCCCAGGGTACTGAGAGCGACCCACATGTCACAGAGCCACTCATTGGAGGTGTTCCCGAGGCCCGGCTGGAGGTGGAGCGAGAG CGTGAGTTGCCACCTCCAGCTGCACCAGCTGGCATCACCCGCTCCAAGTCCAAGCATGAGCTAAAGCTGCTGGAGAAGATCCCAGAGAATGCTGAGGCCACAGTGGTCCTTGTGG GCTGTGTGGAGTTCCTCTCCCAGCCTACCATGGCCTTCGTGCGCCTGCGGGAGGCTGTGGAACTGGACACGGTGCTGGAGGTGCCTGTCCCTGTGCGCTTCCTCTTCCTGCTGCTGGGCCCCAGCAGCGCGAACATGGACTACCACGAAATCGGCCGCTCCATCTCCACCCTCATGTCTGACAAG CAATTCCATGAGGCAGCCTACCTGGCAGATGAACGGGACGACTTGCTGACTGCCATCAACGCCTTCCTGGACTGCAGTGTGGTGCTGCCGCCCTCAGAAGTGCAGGGCGAGGAGCTGCTGCGTTCAGTCGCCCACTTCCAGCGTCAGATGCTCAAGAAGCGAGAGGAACAGGGACGGCTGCTGCCCCCAGGGGCTGGGCTGGAGCCCAAGTCTGCCCAAGATAAGG CGCTCCTGCAGATGGTAGAGGTGGCAGGTGCAGCCGAAGACGATCCTCTTCGGCGGACAGGCCGGCCCTTTGGGGGGCTAATCCGTGATGTGCGGCGCCGCTACCCCCACTACTTGAGTGACTTCCGTGATGCACTTGACCCCCAGTGCCTGGCCGCTGTCATCTTCATCTACTTCGCCGCTCTGTCTCCTGCCATCACCTTTGGGGGACTGCTAG GAGAGAAGACGCAGAACCTCATAGGGGTGTCAGAGCTGATCATATCCACAGCACTCCAGGGTGTGGTCTTCTGCCTGCTAGGGGCTCAGCCTCTGCTGGTGATTGGCTTCTCTGGGCCTCTCCTGGTCTTCGAGGAGGCCTTCTTCTCG TTCTGTAGCAGCAATCAGCTGGAGTACCTGGTGGGCCGTGTATGGATCGGCTTCTGGTTGGTGCTGCTCGCCCTGCTTATGGTGGCCCTGGAAGGAAGCTTCTTGGTCCGCTTTGTCTCTCGCTTCACCCAGGAGATTTTTGCCTTCCTCATCTCCCTCATCTTCATCTATGAGACCTTCTACAAACTGGTCAAG ATCTTCCAGGAGCATCCTCTCCATGGCTGTTCAGTCTCCAACAGTTCAGAGGCAGATGGTGACAACGTGACTTGGGCCAGGGCAGCAACCACACTGGAGCCAGGCAATGGGAGCTTGGCTGGGCAGTCTGGACAGGGGAGGCCCCGTGGCCAGCCCAACACAGCCCTGCTGTCACTAGTTCTTATGGCTGGCACCTTCTTCATTGCCTTCTTCCTGCGTAAATTCAAGAACAGCCGGTTTTTCCCTGGCCGG ATCCGGCGGGTCATCGGGGACTTTGGGGTGCCCATTGCAATCCTCATCATGGTGCTTGTGGATTACAGTATTGAAGACACCTACACCCAG AAGCTGAATGTGCCCAGTGGATTCTCAGTGACAGCCCCTGACAAGCGGGGCTGGGTCATCAACCCCCTGGGGGAGAAGAGCCCCTTCCCTGTGTGGATGATGGTGGCCAGCTTGCTGCCCGCTGTCTTGGTCTTCATCCTGATCTTCATGGAAACACAAATCACCAC GCTGATCATCTCCAAGAAAGAGCGCATGCTGCAAAAGGGCTCTGGCTTCCATCTGGACCTGCTGCTCATTGTGGCTATGGGTGGCATCTGTGCCCTCTTTGGCCTACCCTGGTTAGCTGCTGCTACCGTCCGCTCTGTCACTCATGCCAATGCCCTCACTGTCATGAGCAAGGCAGTGGCGCCTGGGGATAAGCCAAAGATTCAGGAGGTCAAGGAGCAGCGAGTGACAGGGCTGTTGGTGGCCCTGCTTGTTG GCCTCTCCATGGTTATCGGGAATCTGCTCCGGCAGATCCCACTGGCCGTGCTCTTTGGAATATTCCTGTACATGGGAGTCACCTCCCTCAACGGGATCCAGTTCTATGAGCGGCTGCACCTGCTGCTCATGCCACCCAAACACCATCCAGATGTCACCTATGTCAAGAAG GTTCGGACCCTACGGATGCACCTGTTCACTGCCCTGCAGCTGCTCTGCCTGGCCCTGCTCTGGGCTGTCATGTCCACGGCTGCCTCCCTGGCGTTCCCCTTCATCCTCATCCTCACAGTGCCGCTGCGCATGGTGGTGCTCACCCGCATCTTCACTGATCGAGAGATGAAATGT CTGGATGCTAATGAGGCGGAGCCTGTGTTTGATGAACGCGAGGGCGTGGATGAGTACAATGAGATGCCCATGCCTGTGTAG